The proteins below come from a single Pedobacter aquae genomic window:
- a CDS encoding acyl-CoA dehydrogenase family protein, with protein MNQKSSKTDLYQHPDYYLMDELLSDEHKLIRSTVRDWVKKEVSPIIEDYAQNAQFPKHLISGLANLGVFGPTIPQDYGGAGLDYIAYGIMMQEIERGDSGLRSTASVQGSLVMYPIFAFGSEEQKQKYLPKLASGEMMGCFGLTEPNHGSDPGGMETRIQDMGDYFLLNGAKMWISNAPFANLGVVWAKDDTQTIRGVIVERGMEGFTTPETHGKWSLRASATGELIFQDVKIPKENILPNIQGLKGPLSCLNQARFGIAWGALGAAMDCYDTALRYAKERKQFGKPIAGFQLQQKKLAEMITEITKAQLLVWRLGVLKNDNRATPAQISMAKRNSVETALNIAREARQMLGGMGITGDFSIMRHMMNLESVITYEGTHDIHLLITGLDVTGENAFT; from the coding sequence ATGAACCAAAAATCTTCAAAAACCGATTTATACCAACATCCAGATTATTACCTAATGGATGAATTGCTTAGCGATGAGCATAAACTCATTAGAAGTACTGTTAGAGATTGGGTAAAAAAAGAAGTCAGCCCAATTATTGAAGACTATGCCCAAAATGCACAATTTCCTAAACATTTAATCAGCGGTTTGGCAAATTTGGGTGTGTTTGGCCCAACCATTCCACAAGATTATGGCGGTGCTGGTTTAGATTATATCGCCTATGGTATCATGATGCAGGAAATAGAACGTGGCGATTCTGGTTTGCGCTCAACCGCTTCTGTACAGGGTTCTTTAGTGATGTACCCCATATTCGCCTTTGGTTCTGAAGAGCAAAAGCAAAAATACTTACCTAAATTGGCGTCTGGAGAAATGATGGGATGCTTTGGTTTAACCGAACCTAATCATGGTTCTGACCCTGGCGGAATGGAAACCCGTATTCAAGATATGGGAGATTATTTTCTTCTTAATGGTGCTAAAATGTGGATTTCTAATGCTCCTTTTGCTAATTTGGGTGTTGTTTGGGCTAAAGACGATACACAAACCATTAGAGGTGTAATTGTAGAACGTGGTATGGAAGGATTTACAACACCAGAAACACACGGAAAATGGTCTTTAAGAGCCTCAGCCACAGGTGAACTTATTTTTCAGGATGTTAAAATTCCGAAAGAAAACATATTACCTAACATACAAGGCTTAAAAGGACCTTTAAGTTGTTTAAACCAAGCGAGATTTGGTATAGCTTGGGGCGCTTTAGGTGCTGCTATGGATTGTTATGATACTGCTCTTAGATACGCGAAAGAAAGAAAGCAATTTGGCAAGCCCATAGCTGGCTTTCAGTTACAACAAAAGAAGTTAGCCGAAATGATTACAGAAATAACCAAGGCTCAACTACTAGTTTGGCGTTTAGGAGTTTTGAAAAATGATAACAGGGCTACTCCTGCTCAAATCTCTATGGCTAAAAGAAATTCTGTAGAAACTGCTTTAAACATAGCCAGAGAAGCTCGGCAAATGCTAGGTGGCATGGGAATTACCGGCGATTTCTCTATCATGCGCCACATGATGAATTTAGAAAGTGTAATTACTTATGAAGGCACTCATGACATACATTTATTAATTACAGGTTTGGATGTAACGGGTGAGAATGCTTTTACGTAA